One Styela clava chromosome 4, kaStyClav1.hap1.2, whole genome shotgun sequence genomic window, ATGTCGACAGAGTTTGCAATGGGTCAAAAATCCGAGTCAACATTTGAATGGGCTAATTAGCTTCAGCATCCCCGTAGTTTCACTCACATTTATTCAATAAATAGATATGTCGCAGCATTCAAAAGTTGTAACAATCTCGGGTCGGCACACTTTGTAAAATCTACCGAATAGTCATCACAGTTAAAACTACGAATTACATAGACATATATACAAACATATAACAACGAAATGACTTCGTTCgaaaaaatgtacattttgttCGTCAAAATACGCAGAATTAAAGAAGCAACGGCGATGATTGGATTCATCAGTCGCTAAACTAAGCAACAAGTCTTCACCGTCCGTTGTAGAGGACTGAAACGAGATATGCCCAAAAATCACACGGACGTGTTAAGGCTTTCgcaagttttgtttttcaatctaaatttttattgatAACAGAAGACACTCCACATGATGCCCAAAGCTGCGCTGGTGTTCTGAATGACAAAAAGTTGcaagatttatttaaattcgGCTACGCTAACCACCTTGACAAACCATTGTTTATCACCTGTGATAAGTGCAAAGGCCGCATTGATCGGCTTTTATCACAGAAGATCCACCAATATGACGTTTCATTAACTTCCTGTGATTAACGAGAATCGTGCGAGTGTGGTGGTTGACGCATGTAAGCATACAGTTTTAGACATCATCTTGCCCGATGTCAATATGGGTTTGCATTCAACAGATTTATCTGGCCCATGGTTTTTTAGACGCTTTTCCGGCCGGGTACAAATAATATGAAGAATCCTACCATAAAACTGGACATGAATTAAAACATGTTTCACTGCATCATATTTCATGCGAAAATTGGTCAAAAAATAAGTTTGTTGAATACAAACGAAATTTGATATAATTGAAGTTCTCCCTGCATAtgcacaaataaaatataattcgcTGATTGACAGACCTCAATTATTGGATACCTTAATATTTGAATGTGATAAAACTGATTTATCGCATTTATTGTCTGTCAAACATGGGTTCAAATGATTAGATTTCCCGAGCATGGTACGGATTCCATAATGCTACCGCTTTTGTGGCATTATATCTTTCACAGTCATTTTGGGTCCCCCCTTAAGACATGCACAATATTTCTGGACAGTCTGCAATACCGCAGCCACCCTTTTGGTGAATTTCGAAAAATTCCAATCTATAAAAATCTTTCTTAGTTCCGTGAATTTGACATCAAGATTCTATTTTGCTGGGTCTTGCCGTGAAAGATAGACACAGATGACCCTGTTGACCGAAAACTTTCTCGGTTTTCCAATGATGCCAGAGAAAGCAATATAGCTTGGAATCAACTTTCCGATCACGGATGACCTACATGATATGCCCGAGATTGTAGTGCGAGCTGTTGTTGAAGAGCTTCACGCTGAACCTTCCTTTGCAATCTGATTGCTTTGTCTTTGCAATTTTGACTGATGACCATTCGAATGTCAGTGGGAGATGTACCAGGAAAACGCATTATTGCTTGTTCTATAacataaaagataaaaaattatcATCCTGAATACATGGCAAAGTCAACAAATTTGTACAGGATACTTCCGTAGGATAGGTTTTACATATTTCCTATCTATTTTTGAATGTAACATTTCACTGATGTTTTGAtgtgcaaaattttttattcaaacatgattatatattttgttgGGCAGGCATATTTCATTCACAAAAGTTGGTGGAGCATACCATGCATAAGAATAATGACTAAAAATTGAGCTTAAACAAAGATGAGATAGCTTAGTTACAAACAATTTAAGtcaatttattttctaatattcaTTTCAATTGTTATTGGTTATGTTAAtggaattaaattattataaataatttgctCAGAGAAATGCAAGAAGACTCATCTATTAGCAATCAAAACTGCCACATTTACtgaaactatatatatttattaaattgaattaaCATGCAGTATACGCCAACAAAAGAAAACATTTCAAACAtgactaataaaatatttccttcATATCAAAATTACTGGTCACATCACAATCTGAAATGAGTTATGAGTGTATCAAAAATACTCACGAACAATGAGATTCACAGTATCTTCATCgagtttttctttttcttgatCACCTTTGCTTTTTCCAGTCAATGTACTGCTGGCTAGTTCTTCTCGATCAAAGAGAACATTCAGCAATTTATTTGTGAGTTTCTTATAATTGGTTGATTCTTGAACTATCATTTGTATCTCGTGAGCCATTCCAATTAGACGACACTTTCAATAAAAAGTATAACAGTTATATATCTCACGGTTCATCAACAAACAATCGAATCAGTCGTTTGGCTAACCATTTAATTGAGATATGTAAATTTCCTATTTACAATATGGGCATGGCACATGCGAACTCATTAGCCTCTATAAATTGATTGAACTACGATAATCAGGTTTTTCCTTCAACTAGTTATTCATTCAAACCAAAATTATGCATTTGATATACCCTATTATCCTTTGGTTGACGAGAGATTGCCAAAAAATATCGATTTCCAGAGGTCCGATGGATGCAAActaataataatttcaattctTGATGATGACCTTGGTTGTCCATTCTCTGACACATCAACCACAGGAATTTTCACCTGTATAACTCAGTGTGAAGTAATCATTAGCATGACGACATGCTTGTTTCCAATTGTCAGCAAAATGTACTACCACACAGTTAAATGTAggaatttatttcataaaaaaacaacTCACATTCGCCGCATTCGGAACAAGGCTTTGATCTTGGCAATTATTATCAGTGACAACTTCAGGTGAAGAAATATATTCTGACTGTACCGAAGTCGAAGCCTCAAATTGTCCATTctgatgtaaaatatttatagtaAATATCAAAACTGTGGGGCACATATCTCAACTGGGGTTCCACGAGGCCCTGGAGTTCTGACCGTCCAGTTTAGGGGTCATGCAAATTTCAACTCATTTCCGGAGTCAATATTAATAcatgtatattgtttaaatataatcaagttGAAGATTGAATCAGCTTCCTATACTAAAATTAACTTTAAACTCATGTTTAAGTAAAAACAATTCAATGAATGGATGAAtgaatttttcagaattgatTATGGTGATGTTTGAAGTAGGCTACTAAAACACTTTTTACTTCAATATTGAATAGacaaatatgaatttaatttttgcaTTGCGCCAATCctaatatattgtaaaaatattgtcTATGAGCCAGTGTAAATTTAGGGCAGGTTAAAAGGCTCTTAATTCCAAACAGTGAGCTTATGGAGTGTTcgaaacaaattatttttacaaatatatttattctagcaaataaataatgaaatgcaatatttacAAGCATTAAAATCATAGAGCTACgtatatgcaaatttgttcagaatctaattaaaacaatattttccaTTAAAAATGAGCATGATatgaaataaaactgaaatttgaACCTGAAGACTTTGTAGCACCCCCGACTCATCAAATATCTTTTCCGATTTAATTGTTGAAGCTACATTGTAAAAATGTGAACTTTGTGGAGAATGAGATTCTTCACTCGATAATATATCAGAACATAATTCGGGTGTTCTCTGAATTAACATATAACAAACAAGAAAGTTATTTTTATCCAGATCACAATAGGGAAAATTTTTTTCCCAAGATTTGGCCTACCATATAAGTGCAAATGACAAAAGAAGCATAAGGAGAAGTGTGCACAAGACTGTTACTGATTTTGTCTCAGGAACAGTGAAAAAAGTTATTGGTTGAAAAACATTAGCTTTTTCATAGTGGTACTTTTACAATTAACAGTATAGCACACTTTTTATACTTACGAACGAAAGGAGGAGAATACAAGCGCACTCAAGACTTACTGATTCTGTCCCAGGAATGGTAAAAAAATTATGGTTGAATAACATCAGCTTTTACAAGTAAAGAGTATGGCGCACTTTTTATCCTTACGAGTGCGAGGAGGACAAATAGACTAGAAGTCCTCGAAATTCATGTCCATGTTCAAGTAGGATTACAATTTGAAAGGAAAGGCTTAATATTGGCTGACTATCTGGGCAATTAAATACCTGTAAATGTTATTGGTTAATGTGTATAAGAAAAGTCATTTTTACAATCAATATAGGCAATTCTGTTGGGCAATACTGTTAAGAAGGCACAGCGCAAAACTATTCCGATATGTTGCTATATCTCTTGGTTCAgcaatgataaaaaaaacttacagaTGTGGTAGAGGTAACATCATTCACAATTGATTCACCCTGAATAGGCAAAGGTTGCCAGGATTGTTGGTTACTGCTTAATGAATTCAATTGTTGGTTTCCTTGGGGAGATGAATTTCTTCTTCTCAGTGCAATATCATTCATCCGAAGCTGAGCTTCTAAACTTTCTGATATAGTTTCTCTTACTGCATTCAACAGACCTGTACAGGGTATACATGAATTACAGCTTTCAAATGATTCACTTACACATTATGTAACAATATTGATTTAGGATGGACAACCTGTGTCCTATATTTCTGCACATAATTATTAAAAACAGAATTTAAACAGCATTTCATAAAATTGATATCCAATTTCTATACAGTATAAAAGCTATAGTCTCGACGAAAACAGTAGTTCCAAAACTAAACTTCACGATATTTTTAATTACATAATAGATCCTTTGGTGTTGCTGCTCGAtattttgtgtagacttttttACTGGTTGGGAAAAATAAACAACTTGGTGCATTCAATAATATATCCTTCAAAAACACCGACACTTCATTTCCTCAATGGTTtataaaattaagaaaattcGATCATTATATTTTAGTTACAACTAACCACATTGCAGGTTATAATTAAGTGCTTCTAACTGCTTCACTCTTCTTTCAAGATATTGATTTCTTTCAATTAGTTCTTGTCTACTTTTTGTACTAGATTTGTGTTCATCTACTGCTAGTTTTTGTACAGAAGACGTGCACTGCTTTTTGCTCTGAATAGTTTATACAAAGTGTTGGATAAATGTACAAGTCAAATTCCTCTTGATATTGTAATGTTTGGGAGGCAAGCATAAAAGAAATATTTGCTTACTAAAATAGCTcgattcaaaaatttttgatcAGGTATCcataaaaatatctcaaaaaaattaaaattacaacATTCGAATCTAATCAAAAATACTGattattgcaacaattttttcacatctTCGAAATATTATTTCTACAAAGACTGCATATCTAATACAAATAAAGTCAAATCCTAAGATTTTCTGGCTCCAGAACTTATGTAGTATTATACTCAAACCAACTTTCAAAAAGATCTCACTTGTATTGATGTACATTGATCATTGTCTTTTCTCTTCATGGCACAAGTCATTATTTGAACAAGTTGTGAAGCACTTATATTGAGAAGAGGTTCctgaaaatacaataaaaatatttatttttaaagtctTTTCACATATAACATAAGTAGTAaacacgagaatatcggtcggagaccgaagacttatcgatcttagatcggtaattagttaataactcgctaattatacgacataattaacccaaaatctataggctactggtccgaggtaagatgcatgcacatgcaaaatttggagcagattcaaccacgcgttcgtgagatatcgcgttcatctaacagacacacacacacacagacagacagacacacagacagacatacaaatacctatcaatatacttaccgatcttaagatcgataagtaataagttaTTACAGAAGAGAATAGTAGCCTAtacataaaaattgaattctacAAACAGGCAGAAACGAAGtgaaaagtgaaataaatattaaccTGGTGTGATGATTCTTCTGCACATGGAGAGTCTTCATTAGAGTCCATTTTGAAATAGGATAACGCTAAACTATTACTAAAACATACAAATAGATCattgattgaaaaattatgTACCAGATTATTGTTCGATTGCTGCTTGCAACATGAATTACACAAATTTTTCCTAAAACGTTTTACAATAAACAATAGCCAGTATGAACCCCTTTAATGGACAAAAAtctgaatattatatttatgatatttaGATAAGAAAAGCTATATTCAATATCATCActttaaaatttccattttcCTCAACTAAATCATTATCAACAATACAAAGTTCAAAGCAAATCCTTATTTAAGTTACATTAAATGATTTCCGAGCATTCAACACAATAATCTGAATTTCAttcaacatttcaaattttttcaagtcttctgtaattttattaacaaaatttcatagaaaGACTGGCATATCATCTGCTTTCTTATTATTTTCCGAGTTTTGGATCAAGAAATTATTACTTgctttttagtttttttttaattatccaaaaaatttaaaatataacaatattgaTTCATAAATGtagaatttgaaatgttttgggATAGTAAATTACCCCTCCCTGATTGAATAATGTTATAATTTAGCAGCACAAATAGTCAAAACATAATTTTCACGACAAATGGATCAGTGCTAAGAAATATCACATTCTACtctagtggttcccaaactttttgatatCGTTATCCCCAAATTAAATTACCAAAAGTTCAATTACCCCTCTCATAAAAAATACAGTAGTCATATTGTTATCACTTTTTCTTTAATCAACAACGATGATGATATCAACACCACCTATTGCATCATCCGATTTTAAGATGCTGAACTTGCACTAGTTCAGCATTTCAGCCTAAAATCTGTCAGCCGAAGTATTGGTATTATGTCTCTACGAAGTGCGTGACTAGTCACTAGATCAgagtttccaaactttttgggccgcggacccctattttaattttgatggaCCCCCATCCTACGCCGTATCAAATtctgtgcctaaccaacgaggaaggataatgtttcctttgacgaaataaaactcATGAATGTCTGATTCAATACATATTGAAGGTGTAATACTGGTAGACCAATGGCAATTCAATAAGATTATGATCTATTTGCTACCCAATATCCGGACTGCCAGTACTAATTGAACACATGGAcctaatttaattgtgtatatAACTACAGTGTCACACAATTAAGTAAATTAGTTTGCGATTGCGTGAACTTTATCTCGTTTATGAATGTCTATGTGACAGTGTATATAATACAGTAAAATGTATATGTTTCAGACTCCtttcatatcgttgcggaccccctgtgcagtcatcgcGGACccaagtttgggaaaccctgcactAGATGATTAGACTCATTGACTATAGATGTGAACATTGCATGTCCAGATTTCCCGCAGACTAGTCAAAAGTACGGGGTTACAAAAGGAATTGTGAACATCTGGATTACCCcctaaaatttccaaattacCCCTTTGGGGGTAAttacccccagtttgggaaccaccgtTCTACTCACTAAAATATGCGAAAATACCACACactaattatttcaaatatttctacagTCTACAATATATGATGGTTGCAGTCTATAATTGGTTAACACAAGGTTGAAATTTATAACAAAGCAAGAAATGGGAACTTTGGTAAATAATTGAcatgttatataaaaaaaaaaacgaatcaatTGGTTATATTCAACATAACTGAGTGAATGATTCATATAGCATTAAAAGTCAATCATTTCAAATCAGAACATTATCAACTGGGATCAAATTTAAAACTCAGTTTTACTCGGATTTTGCTGAAAGCCATTCTGATATGCTTTTTCCATCCCTTTTCCACCAGTCCAGCCTTCTGCGGATGTTTTCTAGAGATTGCTGTACTTTGCGTTCTGCTCCTATTGGTggatttttctcaaaaaaatctTTGATTTCTGCAGCTTTCTGTTCAGAGCTGTAATTCTCTGTGGTCATTTGTACCAGTCGATTTATAAGAAAACTTCCTTTAAACATATCATGCAACTTTTCCCAGTTTTTCTTCACAAATTCCCATGTAATATCTCGACCAATGGGATTGCTGATAGCAGCTGACCCGATCATGAATACCTTATCATTTGAACGAACCTTGTCAGTCATAGCAAAATCCAAAACTTTGGTGATCAGTTCAGGTTTCTTGACAGATCCTACAGACCTCTCAATACGCTCTTTTTCTTCATGCAAATCCACTTTTTCATGGAGCTCTAAAAGTTTATCCAATTCACCAGGACCACCGTGAGACACAATCGTGCTATAAACAGGTGATCGTAGGTCAGCAACTATACTGCTTTTCTGATTTAGATGATTTTCAAATCTCTTGTTAGCTTCAGCTATTGTTTTTTCACAACCAAATCGACCAACACGGCGAATCATCAAGCTTCTCAGCATTGCAGTAAGATGACCTTCTCCAGATTGTGGATCCCAACCTAAAGTTGTATTTGTAGAATCATACAAGGACaagatatattttttgaacttaTTTAAGGCATCTTCATCATTCCAAAGCAAAACTGACAGTGAACCGATATTCGCATCCAGATCACACCAAACAGAATAGTTGGTTTCGTTTTCATATGCCGATAAAGCATCAAGAAAATCTGTTGTCGGTGCAATACCTGATGCAGCTAAAGCGAACATGTCATTTTCAAACCCAAGACGATCACGTTCGGGCAATGACTTATCTTTGATCGCTGGAAGAAGAAGTTCCAGAAGTTCATGACTGTATTGAACACGATAAAAACCATATGTGCCTGGGTTGGCTTTGATCCAACTTGTTTTTGCAACATTTTCTAGGGTAACTTCCATGGTTTCATCTTTCAGAAGAACATCTTTCACAGGTTT contains:
- the LOC144422093 gene encoding uncharacterized protein LOC144422093 encodes the protein MDSNEDSPCAEESSHQEPLLNISASQLVQIMTCAMKRKDNDQCTSIQSKKQCTSSVQKLAVDEHKSSTKSRQELIERNQYLERRVKQLEALNYNLQCGLLNAVRETISESLEAQLRMNDIALRRRNSSPQGNQQLNSLSSNQQSWQPLPIQGESIVNDVTSTTSRTPELCSDILSSEESHSPQSSHFYNVASTIKSEKIFDESGVLQSLQNGQFEASTSVQSEYISSPEVVTDNNCQDQSLVPNAANCRLIGMAHEIQMIVQESTNYKKLTNKLLNVLFDREELASSTLTGKSKGDQEKEKLDEDTVNLIVQQAIMRFPGTSPTDIRMVISQNCKDKAIRLQRKVQREALQQQLALQSRAYHVGHP